In Rutidosis leptorrhynchoides isolate AG116_Rl617_1_P2 chromosome 2, CSIRO_AGI_Rlap_v1, whole genome shotgun sequence, one genomic interval encodes:
- the LOC139891364 gene encoding uncharacterized protein, with amino-acid sequence MFTWRIRTKKITIKRFKKKNSFLVHGQKIGQTAPDRIRVASFNVAMFSLAPAVAKSDGHWVDGVRGQENGELKSILKNSPLHSGSNGNENFVKKVLINLPENEISMAQNRVLRSPICFPLIGWIEDGSRSIFDVLREVDADVLALQDVKAEEENEMKPLSDLAFALGMNYAFAESWAPEYGNAILSKWPIKSSKVQKIYDEHDFRNVLKATIDIPRTGELNFYCTQLDHLDENWRMKQINSIIKSSDQPHVLAGGINSLSGSDYSFNRWTNIIKYYEELGKPTPRTDVMRFLHENNYIDAKHYAGDCEPAVIISKGQSVQGTCKYGTRVDYILTSKDLAYQFVPGSYSVVSSKGTSDHHIVRVDLVKVKEGGQHKTRRTTNFKQSFVKLARQIDVCTYT; translated from the exons ATGTTCACATGGAGGATACGAACAAAAAAGATTACAATCAAGAGATTCAAGAAGAAAAACTCGTTCTTGGTCCATGGTCAAAAGATTGGTCAAACTGCACCTGATCGTATTCGTGTTGCTTCTTTTAACGTTGCTATGTTCTCACTTGCGCCTGCAGTTGCTAAATCGGATGGACATTGGGTTGACGGTGTTCGTGGGCAGGAAAACGGTGAACTGAAGAGCATTTTGAAGAATTCTCCTTTGCATTCGGGCTCAAATGGGAACGAAAATTTTGTTAAAAAAGTTTTGATAAATCTTCCTGAAAACGAGATATCGATGGCTCAGAATCGGGTCCTGAGAAGCCCGATTTGTTTCCCGTTGATCGGGTGGATCGAAGACGGGAGTAGAAGCATTTTTGATGTGCTAAGAGAAGTTGACGCCGATGTATTGGCTTTGCAGGATGTTAAGGCTGAAGAAGAAAACGAAATGAAACCGTTGTCTGATTTGGCTTTTGCTCTTGGTATGAATTACGCGTTTGCTGAAAGTTGGGCCCCCGAGTACGGGAATGCAATTTTGTCGAAATGGCCCATAAAGAGCTCGAAAGTTCAAAAAATATATGACGAACACGATTTTAG GAACGTGCTTAAGGCGACAATTGATATCCCACGAACAGGTGAATTAAACTTTTACTGCACACAACTTGATCACCTAGACGAAAATTGGAGGATGAAACAAATAAATTCTATCATCAAATCAAGCGATCAGCCCCATGTTTTGGCTGGTGGCATCAATTCGCTTAGCGGATCAGACTACTCGTTTAACAGATGGACAAATATCATCAAG TACTATGAAGAGTTGGGAAAACCGACACCAAGAACGGACGTGATGAGGTTTCTACACGAAAACAATTACATTGATGCCAAACATTATGCAGGTGATTGTGAGCCTGCTGTGATCATCAGTAAAGGCCAAA GTGTACAAGGAACGTGCAAGTATGGTACACGAGTGGATTATATATTAACGTCGAAGGACTTGGCATATCAATTTGTGCCAGGATCTTACTCTGTAGTATCCTCAAAAGGCACATCGGATCACCATATCGTTAGAGTCGATCTAGTGAAAGTTAAGGAGGGTGGTCAGCATAAGACACGACgaactacaaattttaaacaaagttTTGTCAAATTAGCACGACAGATTGATGTATGTACATACACATAA
- the LOC139888247 gene encoding uncharacterized protein, with protein sequence MGTELLRPQDCFIINVAPVIVRKNRNNNGYQKMGSASRRERELKPNFDDSYAGSAYFHSPSPRSLPLPSFFNKKDDSMVDHDGFDDSATKHICSLLRLG encoded by the coding sequence ATGGGTACGGAGTTGTTGCGCCCACAAGATTGTTTCATCATCAATGTAGCTCCAGTGATCGTTCGAAAAAATCGAAACAATAACGGTTACCAGAAAATGGGCTCAGCGTCAAGAAGAGAACGAGAGTTGAAGCCGAATTTTGATGATTCGTATGCTGGATCGGCTTACTTTCATTCTCCCTCACCAAGGTCTCTACCGCTCCCATCCTTCTTTAATAAAAAAGATGACTCCATGGTTGATCATGACGGTTTTGATGATTCTGCTACAAAACATATATGTAGCCTGCTTCGACTTGGGTGA